The following coding sequences lie in one Prevotella nigrescens genomic window:
- a CDS encoding protein O-mannosyl-transferase family, whose translation MKKFRLVDNTLGWLAFLIAAFVYCSTIEPTASFWDCPEFITTGYKLEVGHPPGAPFFALTANLFSHFASDATQVARMVNTMSALLSATCIMFLFWTISHLARKLIVRDGEDISMGKLIAIEGAAMVGALIYTFSDTFWFSAVEGEVYAYSSAFTAVVFWLILKWEDNADKPHADRWLVLIAYMTGLSIGVHLLNLLCIPAIVLVYYYKRVPNADLKGSLVALAISIVLVAAVLWGVVPGIITVGGFFELLFTNTLGMPFNTGTILYILLLIGSFIWAIAETYKDSNLRRQNIAFLIAFALIGIPFVGYGWSAFIVGVVILTVFYFVLNMKRGKELLVSARMKNTALLCMLMMIIGYASYAEIVIRSTANPPMDQNSPEDIFTLGSYLARDQYEDSPKLYGQAYTSQPKVAEDGRHYEIKKGKPVYERKEKASPNEPDAYFLVRNKTSQVFEQNMFFPRMWDNAHAQDYEQIMGGIEGHDVDGVKMPTQMENMRFFLSYQCNFMYWRYFLWNFAGRQNDLPSFGEPEHGNWITGISFIDNMLYGDQDLLPDELKANKGHNVFYCLPLLLGLFGLFWQAWRGRRGIQQFWVVFFLFFMTGLAIVIYLNQTPGQPRERDYAYAGSFYAYAIWCGLGVLAIYDWLKKLKLSGTTAAAIASAASIIVPIQMASQTWDDHDRSNRYTCRDFGQNYLNSMQEKGNPIVFTNGDNDTFPLWYNQDVEGVRTDTRVCNLSYLQTDWYIDQMRRPAYTSPSVPIRWNRLDYISGTNEYVPIEPNLKQQVQEMYKENPEQARKQFGEDPFELKNVLKYWVRAKDPQFHRIPTDTLYMTIDKAAVRRSGMMMPADSIPDRMVISLAGKEGLLKNDIMMLEMIANCNWTRPLYVAVTVGSDNFMNLGDNFIQEGLLNRITPFNTRKGGSFDSEKTYNVMMNKFRWGGVATKGVYLDETVIRMCYTHRREMAQLAMNLILEGKKDKALKVLEKAEKVLPTYNIPLSFSYVKGGPIMADAYYMLGKKAKAEAMYNDMWKTSAQYIRYYLSLPERTFNMNMSSCAMHLQILYQYIRANEQNNPRWAAAHNNEFLGMLKAYETRGGKMQ comes from the coding sequence ATGAAGAAGTTTAGATTAGTGGACAACACGCTGGGGTGGCTCGCTTTCCTGATAGCCGCCTTTGTTTACTGTTCCACAATAGAACCAACGGCAAGTTTCTGGGACTGTCCCGAGTTCATAACAACAGGCTATAAGCTTGAAGTAGGGCACCCTCCCGGGGCACCGTTCTTTGCCCTTACAGCCAATCTTTTCTCGCATTTTGCAAGCGATGCGACCCAAGTGGCACGCATGGTGAACACTATGAGCGCACTGTTGTCGGCAACTTGCATCATGTTTTTGTTCTGGACAATCTCCCATCTCGCCCGTAAGCTCATCGTGCGCGACGGCGAAGACATCTCGATGGGCAAGCTCATAGCCATCGAAGGGGCAGCCATGGTGGGCGCATTGATATACACTTTCAGCGACACTTTCTGGTTCTCGGCTGTCGAAGGCGAAGTTTATGCCTATTCGTCGGCATTCACCGCGGTGGTGTTCTGGCTCATATTGAAGTGGGAAGACAATGCCGACAAGCCGCATGCCGACCGCTGGCTGGTGCTGATAGCCTACATGACGGGTCTTTCCATCGGCGTCCATTTGCTCAACTTGCTATGTATTCCTGCCATTGTTCTGGTTTATTACTACAAGCGTGTGCCCAATGCGGACCTCAAAGGGTCGCTCGTTGCGCTCGCAATATCTATCGTTTTGGTAGCCGCAGTGCTCTGGGGCGTGGTGCCGGGCATTATTACTGTGGGGGGATTTTTCGAGCTTCTGTTTACCAATACGCTCGGTATGCCTTTCAACACGGGTACCATTCTCTACATCTTGCTGCTCATCGGCAGCTTCATTTGGGCAATTGCCGAGACGTACAAGGACAGCAATCTGCGCCGACAGAACATTGCTTTCCTGATAGCTTTCGCACTGATTGGTATTCCATTCGTAGGCTACGGGTGGTCGGCATTCATCGTCGGAGTCGTCATTCTTACGGTTTTCTACTTCGTGCTGAATATGAAACGTGGCAAGGAACTGCTCGTTTCGGCTCGCATGAAGAACACCGCGCTGCTCTGTATGCTCATGATGATAATCGGATACGCATCGTATGCCGAAATCGTAATACGCTCGACGGCGAACCCTCCAATGGATCAGAACTCGCCGGAAGACATCTTCACGCTCGGCAGTTACCTTGCACGCGACCAGTATGAGGACTCTCCTAAGCTCTACGGACAGGCTTATACCAGCCAGCCAAAGGTGGCAGAAGACGGCAGACACTACGAAATCAAGAAGGGGAAACCTGTTTACGAACGCAAGGAAAAGGCATCGCCAAACGAGCCGGACGCTTATTTCCTTGTGCGGAACAAGACTTCGCAGGTGTTCGAACAGAACATGTTCTTCCCTCGTATGTGGGACAATGCACACGCACAGGACTACGAACAGATTATGGGAGGCATTGAAGGACACGACGTAGACGGCGTGAAGATGCCCACACAGATGGAGAACATGCGCTTCTTCCTGTCTTATCAGTGCAACTTTATGTACTGGCGATACTTCCTTTGGAACTTTGCCGGACGCCAGAACGACTTGCCAAGCTTCGGAGAACCCGAACACGGCAACTGGATTACGGGTATTTCGTTCATCGACAACATGCTCTATGGCGACCAGGACCTGCTGCCCGACGAGCTGAAAGCCAACAAGGGGCACAACGTTTTCTACTGTCTGCCACTCTTGCTCGGTCTGTTCGGTCTGTTCTGGCAGGCATGGAGAGGTCGCAGAGGCATACAACAGTTCTGGGTAGTGTTCTTCCTTTTCTTCATGACGGGGCTTGCCATCGTCATCTATCTGAACCAAACGCCGGGGCAACCGCGTGAGCGCGACTATGCGTATGCAGGCTCTTTCTATGCTTACGCAATATGGTGCGGACTCGGAGTGCTTGCCATTTACGACTGGCTGAAGAAGCTGAAACTCTCCGGAACAACTGCTGCTGCCATCGCATCGGCAGCCTCTATCATCGTTCCGATACAGATGGCATCGCAGACTTGGGACGATCACGACCGCTCAAATCGCTACACTTGCCGCGACTTTGGACAGAACTACCTGAACTCCATGCAGGAAAAGGGCAATCCAATCGTATTCACCAACGGCGACAACGATACCTTCCCGCTGTGGTACAACCAAGATGTTGAGGGCGTGCGCACCGATACTCGCGTCTGCAACCTGTCATACTTGCAGACCGACTGGTACATCGACCAGATGCGCCGACCTGCCTACACATCGCCAAGTGTGCCTATCAGGTGGAACCGTCTCGACTATATAAGTGGCACAAACGAGTACGTTCCGATTGAACCAAACCTTAAACAGCAAGTTCAGGAGATGTATAAAGAGAACCCCGAACAGGCTCGGAAACAGTTTGGCGAAGACCCGTTCGAACTGAAGAACGTGCTGAAATATTGGGTGCGCGCCAAGGATCCGCAGTTCCACCGCATACCTACTGACACCTTATATATGACCATCGACAAGGCAGCAGTGCGCCGAAGTGGCATGATGATGCCTGCCGACAGCATTCCAGACCGTATGGTTATCTCGCTCGCAGGTAAGGAAGGACTGTTGAAGAACGACATCATGATGCTCGAAATGATTGCCAACTGCAACTGGACACGCCCGCTTTACGTGGCTGTTACCGTAGGTAGCGACAACTTCATGAACCTTGGCGACAACTTCATACAGGAAGGATTGCTGAACCGCATCACTCCTTTCAACACACGAAAGGGCGGCAGCTTCGACTCGGAGAAGACTTATAACGTGATGATGAACAAGTTCCGATGGGGTGGAGTAGCCACAAAGGGAGTCTATCTCGACGAAACTGTGATACGAATGTGCTACACACACCGTCGCGAAATGGCGCAGCTGGCAATGAATTTGATACTGGAAGGCAAGAAAGACAAGGCACTGAAGGTGCTCGAAAAAGCCGAAAAAGTGTTGCCAACCTATAATATTCCGCTTTCGTTCTCGTATGTAAAGGGTGGTCCGATAATGGCTGATGCCTACTATATGTTAGGAAAGAAGGCTAAGGCAGAGGCTATGTACAACGACATGTGGAAGACTTCTGCACAATACATTCGCTATTATCTCAGTCTTCCTGAACGTACATTCAATATGAATATGAGTTCTTGTGCAATGCACTTGCAGATATTGTATCAGTATATTCGTGCAAACGAGCAGAACAATCCACGCTGGGCTGCAGCACATAACAACGAATTTTTGGGTATGTTGAAAGCCTACGAGACACGCGGAGGCAAGATGCAATAA